In the Pseudomonas orientalis genome, one interval contains:
- a CDS encoding SRPBCC family protein — protein sequence MPEQPLIANHTPQDTHRRGTLTKAERALSLTAGAALLLQGWRKGGLGGALHSAAGAYAVFRGYAGHCSLKQALTPTPFEQQFSREHHWPISEAITRSITIARPLEEVSAFLARPEQIGPLLRWVDSVEQLAPDTTLWTLRAPAGKRVQCTLIQTQSQEPSVLHWKTPGDARWAHDITVSLTPAPAGRGTQVKAVVVCKPAMGKLGYGLARAISLFSDKALLNALQAVKQQLETGEVSNNRLRPEQDDDFFYVHAAAEEVATDHPTVKTGVALEGGPH from the coding sequence ATGCCCGAGCAACCCCTGATAGCCAACCACACCCCTCAAGACACCCACCGACGCGGCACGCTGACCAAGGCTGAACGCGCGCTTTCGTTGACGGCCGGCGCTGCCCTGCTGCTGCAAGGCTGGCGCAAAGGCGGACTGGGCGGCGCATTGCACAGTGCGGCGGGCGCCTACGCCGTATTTCGCGGTTACGCCGGCCATTGCTCGCTCAAGCAAGCGCTGACGCCAACGCCGTTCGAACAACAGTTCAGTCGCGAACATCACTGGCCGATCAGCGAGGCGATCACACGCAGTATCACGATTGCACGCCCGCTTGAGGAAGTGTCTGCCTTCCTCGCCCGGCCCGAGCAGATCGGCCCGCTGCTGCGCTGGGTCGACAGTGTCGAACAGCTTGCACCGGACACCACGCTCTGGACGCTCCGCGCCCCGGCCGGAAAGCGCGTGCAGTGCACCTTGATCCAGACCCAATCGCAGGAACCCTCGGTGTTGCATTGGAAAACCCCGGGCGATGCGCGCTGGGCGCACGACATTACCGTCTCGCTCACCCCTGCCCCCGCTGGCCGTGGCACTCAAGTCAAAGCGGTGGTGGTGTGCAAGCCGGCCATGGGCAAATTGGGCTATGGCCTGGCGCGGGCAATCAGCCTGTTCAGCGACAAAGCCTTGCTCAATGCACTGCAGGCTGTGAAACAGCAGCTGGAAACCGGCGAGGTCAGCAACAACCGCCTCAGACCGGAACAGGATGACGACTTTTTTTACGTACACGCCGCCGCCGAAGAGGTGGCGACCGACCACCCGACCGTCAAAACCGGCGTCGCTCTTGAAGGAGGACCTCACTGA
- a CDS encoding CheR family methyltransferase: MKSAPPRSPNVPQRKDLIPSILNFPVVGIGASAGGLQAVKAFFEHMPQDCGMAFVVILHLSPDHQSVADKIIQESTRMPVQQVNEATPIEKNRVYVISPAQHLLMNDGYLAVAPSAREGGSHIAIDLFFRDLADTHKEHAFCLILSGTGSDGAVGLSRIKEQGGVTLVQSPEDAEFDGMPLAAIETQMADLVLPVVEMPQKLLELWRNAQSIILPTANDPEIKTTPPATERDAAVAEQLLLDILIQLRLSTGHDFKHYKRATVLRRIERRLQVTAQPDLASYYEYLQTHPEETKALLGDMLIGVTNFFRDREAFEALERDVIPNLVKSLEDSVPKREEVRIWSAGCSTGEEAYSLAMLVAEQLALDASDAKMQVFATDIDERAINHGRNGAYPEAIITDVPPSRLRQYFAKEKNQHYRVRKEIREKVLFAKHSLLSDPPFSQIDLIVCRNLLIYLDREVQRDILQMFHFALRPGGYLFLGSSESADGCLDLFVPVDKRNRIFRVRAGSAAMRRAPTMPRGGYLRSNAPAAAAQVKVANKISFADIHLRALEKAAPPSVIVDMQADILHMSEGAGRFLRHVAGEMTRNLLALVHPDLRLDIRTTLFQVQQSALAVTSRKVRIERDHAQYLVDITALPYRDEATESDYVLVIFQETEVDPQHAEETAIGHAENQMMSNLERELQRTKLHLQDTIEQAEVSSEELKASNEEMQAVNEELRSATEELETSKEELQSINEELLTVNFELKTKVEETDKVNDYLTNLIASTDIATVFVDRNMRIRWFTPRATDLFNMLPVDTGRSLMDITHRLTYPEMTDDASTVFESLSIIEREISSKDDRWYIARLLPYRSSEDHIDGTVLTFIDITKRRQAEEELRLGEERMRLVADSTHDFAIIILDDHGTITDWNTGAELIFGYTKQEVLGAYYDLIFSPEDRTAGIPENELRAAREHGRGEDERWHVRKDGSRFYCSGEVTLLTGNSLQGYVKIARDLTGHKRTQDEQSQRLMETQTNSHLKDEFFAVMSHELKHPLNLIQLNAELLRRLPATKATGPAIKAVNTICEAVSSQARIIDDLLDVARVRTGKLKLKKQRIDLIRTLEDIHAVVLADGHHCQVTLQKPTAPAALFVDADPTRLEQVVWNLVNNALKFTPEHGRVQLVVSRTEGFARLDVIDSGAGLAEDSLEKIFDLFGQAENQHQTHQREGLGIGLSLVRQLVEAHGGTVSVYSKGLGFGCTFSVSLPLSAQQDLPSSSDAAQSSDERLSGVKVLLVDDSEDVLEVLNMLLEMEGAEVNAFDDPLNALEVAADTTYDLIISDIGMPKMNGHELMRKLRKMSHLQQVPAVALTGYGASSDQKKTADSGFSAHVSKPVTHDALISLIETLCRSRR; the protein is encoded by the coding sequence ATGAAGTCTGCCCCCCCGCGGTCGCCCAACGTTCCGCAACGCAAGGATCTGATCCCCAGCATTTTGAACTTTCCAGTCGTGGGTATCGGCGCATCAGCGGGCGGGTTGCAGGCGGTGAAGGCGTTTTTCGAACACATGCCCCAGGACTGCGGCATGGCCTTTGTGGTGATCCTGCATCTGTCCCCCGATCATCAGAGCGTGGCGGACAAGATCATTCAGGAGTCGACCCGCATGCCGGTGCAGCAGGTCAACGAGGCGACACCCATCGAGAAGAACCGGGTGTATGTGATTTCGCCCGCGCAGCACTTGCTGATGAATGATGGCTATCTGGCCGTCGCGCCGTCGGCGCGCGAAGGCGGCTCGCATATCGCCATCGACCTGTTTTTTCGCGACCTGGCGGACACCCATAAGGAACATGCGTTTTGCCTGATCCTGTCGGGCACCGGCTCGGACGGTGCGGTGGGGCTTTCGCGTATCAAGGAACAAGGCGGCGTCACCCTGGTGCAATCGCCGGAAGACGCGGAATTCGACGGCATGCCACTGGCCGCCATCGAAACCCAGATGGCCGACCTGGTGCTGCCCGTGGTGGAGATGCCGCAAAAACTGCTGGAGCTGTGGCGCAACGCCCAGTCCATTATCCTGCCCACCGCCAATGATCCCGAAATCAAGACCACGCCCCCCGCCACTGAACGTGACGCAGCGGTCGCGGAACAGTTGCTGCTCGACATCCTGATTCAGCTGCGGCTCAGCACCGGTCACGATTTCAAGCACTACAAGCGGGCCACGGTATTGCGCCGCATCGAGCGTCGCCTGCAGGTCACCGCCCAGCCGGACCTGGCCAGCTATTACGAATATCTCCAGACGCACCCGGAAGAGACCAAGGCGCTGCTCGGCGACATGCTGATCGGCGTGACCAATTTTTTCCGCGACCGTGAGGCCTTCGAAGCGCTCGAACGCGATGTGATTCCCAACCTGGTGAAGTCACTGGAAGACAGCGTGCCCAAACGCGAAGAGGTGCGTATCTGGTCGGCCGGTTGCTCCACCGGCGAAGAAGCCTACAGCCTGGCGATGCTGGTTGCCGAACAGTTGGCGCTGGATGCCAGCGACGCAAAAATGCAGGTATTTGCCACCGATATCGACGAGCGGGCGATCAACCATGGACGTAACGGCGCTTACCCCGAAGCGATCATCACCGACGTACCGCCGTCACGCCTGCGCCAGTATTTCGCCAAGGAAAAAAATCAGCACTATCGGGTGCGCAAAGAAATTCGGGAAAAGGTGCTGTTCGCCAAGCACAGCCTGCTGAGTGACCCACCCTTTTCGCAGATCGACCTGATCGTGTGCCGCAACCTGCTGATCTACCTGGACCGCGAGGTGCAGCGCGACATCCTGCAGATGTTCCACTTCGCGCTGCGCCCCGGCGGTTACCTGTTCCTGGGTTCCTCGGAGTCCGCCGACGGTTGCCTGGACCTGTTCGTGCCGGTGGACAAGCGCAACCGCATCTTTCGCGTGCGTGCCGGTTCAGCGGCCATGCGCCGCGCGCCCACCATGCCGCGCGGTGGCTACCTGCGCTCGAATGCACCGGCCGCTGCCGCGCAGGTCAAGGTGGCGAACAAGATTTCGTTCGCCGACATTCACTTGCGCGCGCTGGAAAAGGCCGCGCCGCCCAGCGTCATCGTGGATATGCAGGCCGACATCCTGCACATGAGCGAAGGCGCGGGCCGCTTCCTGCGTCATGTGGCCGGTGAAATGACCCGCAACCTCCTGGCCCTGGTGCATCCTGATTTGCGCCTGGATATCCGCACCACGCTGTTCCAGGTCCAGCAATCGGCCCTGGCGGTGACGTCGCGCAAAGTGCGCATCGAGCGCGATCACGCGCAATATCTGGTGGATATCACTGCGCTGCCCTACCGGGACGAAGCCACCGAAAGTGATTATGTACTGGTGATTTTCCAGGAGACCGAAGTCGACCCGCAGCACGCCGAAGAAACCGCCATCGGCCACGCCGAAAACCAGATGATGAGCAACCTGGAGCGCGAGCTGCAACGGACCAAGCTGCATCTGCAGGACACCATCGAGCAGGCCGAAGTCTCAAGCGAAGAACTCAAGGCGTCCAACGAGGAAATGCAGGCGGTCAACGAAGAGCTGCGCTCGGCCACCGAAGAGCTGGAAACCAGCAAGGAAGAGTTGCAGTCGATCAACGAAGAACTGCTGACGGTCAATTTCGAACTCAAGACCAAGGTGGAAGAGACCGACAAGGTCAATGACTACCTGACCAACCTGATCGCCTCCACCGATATCGCTACCGTGTTCGTCGACCGCAACATGCGCATCCGCTGGTTCACGCCACGGGCCACGGACCTGTTCAACATGCTGCCGGTGGACACCGGGCGCTCGCTGATGGACATCACCCACCGCCTCACCTACCCGGAAATGACCGACGACGCCTCGACGGTATTCGAGTCGCTGAGCATCATCGAACGAGAAATCAGCAGCAAGGATGACCGCTGGTACATCGCGCGCCTGCTGCCCTACCGCTCCAGCGAAGACCATATCGACGGCACGGTGTTGACCTTTATCGACATCACCAAGCGACGCCAGGCCGAAGAAGAACTGCGCCTGGGTGAAGAGCGCATGCGCCTGGTCGCCGACAGCACCCATGACTTTGCCATCATCATTCTGGATGACCACGGCACCATTACCGATTGGAACACCGGGGCTGAATTGATCTTCGGCTACACTAAGCAGGAAGTGCTCGGCGCCTATTACGATCTGATCTTCTCGCCCGAGGACCGCACCGCCGGCATCCCCGAAAATGAGCTGCGTGCCGCTCGCGAACATGGACGTGGCGAAGACGAGCGCTGGCATGTGCGCAAGGACGGCAGCCGGTTCTATTGCAGCGGCGAAGTCACCCTGCTGACCGGCAACAGCCTGCAGGGCTACGTCAAGATCGCCCGCGATCTCACCGGCCACAAGCGCACTCAGGATGAGCAGAGTCAGCGGTTGATGGAAACCCAGACCAACAGCCATCTCAAGGACGAGTTCTTCGCGGTGATGTCCCACGAACTCAAGCACCCGCTGAACCTGATCCAGCTCAATGCCGAGCTGCTGCGGCGCCTGCCGGCCACCAAGGCTACAGGCCCGGCGATCAAGGCGGTGAACACCATCTGCGAGGCGGTCTCCAGCCAGGCGCGCATCATCGATGACCTGCTCGATGTGGCCAGGGTGCGCACCGGCAAGCTCAAGCTGAAAAAACAGCGCATCGACCTGATCCGCACACTGGAGGATATCCACGCTGTGGTGCTCGCTGATGGTCATCACTGCCAGGTCACCTTGCAAAAACCAACGGCGCCTGCGGCCTTGTTCGTCGACGCTGACCCGACGCGCCTCGAACAAGTGGTGTGGAACCTGGTCAATAACGCGCTCAAATTCACCCCGGAACACGGCCGCGTGCAACTGGTGGTCAGCCGGACCGAGGGCTTCGCGCGGCTGGACGTGATCGACAGTGGCGCCGGGCTCGCCGAGGACAGCCTGGAGAAGATCTTCGATCTGTTCGGGCAGGCGGAAAATCAACATCAGACCCATCAACGCGAAGGGCTTGGGATCGGCCTGTCCCTGGTGCGGCAACTGGTGGAGGCCCACGGTGGCACGGTCAGTGTGTACTCCAAGGGACTGGGTTTTGGCTGCACTTTCTCGGTATCGCTGCCGCTGTCCGCGCAGCAGGACCTGCCGTCATCCTCAGATGCCGCGCAGTCATCGGATGAGCGCCTGAGCGGCGTGAAGGTGTTGCTGGTCGACGATTCCGAAGACGTGCTGGAAGTGCTGAACATGCTGCTGGAAATGGAAGGCGCCGAAGTGAATGCGTTCGATGATCCGCTGAACGCGCTGGAAGTGGCTGCCGATACAACTTACGACCTGATTATTTCGGACATTGGCATGCCGAAAATGAACGGCCATGAGCTGATGCGCAAGCTGAGGAAGATGAGCCACCTCCAGCAAGTCCCCGCCGTTGCCCTGACGGGCTACGGGGCCAGCAGTGACCAGAAGAAAACCGCTGACTCAGGCTTCAGCGCCCATGTCAGCAAACCGGTCACCCATGATGCGTTGATCAGCCTGATCGAAACCTTGTGCCGTTCGCGGCGCTAG
- a CDS encoding general stress protein: protein MTTSNKNPGNFANDREKASEAGKKGGQASGGNFANDREKASEAGRKGGQNSHGGGRKS from the coding sequence ATGACCACTAGCAATAAAAACCCTGGCAACTTCGCTAACGATCGTGAGAAAGCGTCGGAGGCGGGTAAGAAAGGCGGCCAGGCATCGGGTGGCAATTTTGCCAATGACCGCGAAAAAGCGTCGGAAGCGGGCCGTAAAGGTGGCCAGAACAGCCACGGCGGTGGACGCAAGTCATAA
- a CDS encoding DUF6555 family protein produces MKNSLYIIEYDYHKEPKSFIIRAEVMNNAEAWHWACCDAGIGVIPRSRNERIKRISKPLAERYGLENVRWRPSGSVPFVAQPYVPPPPE; encoded by the coding sequence ATGAAAAATTCTTTATATATCATTGAATACGACTATCACAAAGAGCCGAAGTCTTTCATTATAAGGGCGGAAGTCATGAATAATGCGGAAGCCTGGCATTGGGCATGTTGCGATGCGGGAATCGGGGTGATACCAAGGTCGCGTAATGAAAGAATCAAGCGAATAAGCAAGCCTCTCGCTGAGCGCTACGGGCTTGAAAACGTAAGATGGCGTCCATCCGGCAGTGTTCCGTTTGTTGCACAACCTTATGTGCCGCCGCCACCCGAATGA
- a CDS encoding ATP-dependent Clp protease proteolytic subunit, whose product MPLHIINFTGPVTASTCSQLIEKASLAVQQDASGLVLNIATMGGECSYGFTMYNFLLSLPIPVHTHNLGTVESMGNIIFLAGERRTACIHSKFLFHPFHWHVQGAVDHSRMSEYAMSLDYDLQLYARIVAERTAGASETLETEKYLIAAPRILDPHQAMAAGLIHAIELPVIKAEFVSSFIHS is encoded by the coding sequence ATGCCTTTACACATTATTAATTTCACCGGCCCTGTCACTGCGTCAACCTGCAGCCAATTGATCGAAAAAGCCTCGCTTGCCGTGCAGCAGGATGCCTCGGGCCTGGTCTTGAACATCGCGACCATGGGCGGTGAATGCAGTTACGGGTTCACGATGTACAACTTCCTGCTGTCCCTGCCGATCCCTGTGCATACCCATAACCTGGGCACGGTGGAGTCGATGGGCAACATCATCTTTCTCGCTGGCGAGCGCCGGACTGCCTGCATTCACAGCAAGTTCCTGTTCCATCCGTTCCATTGGCATGTGCAAGGCGCAGTCGATCATTCACGCATGTCCGAATACGCGATGAGCCTTGATTATGATTTGCAGCTGTATGCCCGCATCGTGGCCGAACGTACTGCCGGTGCCAGCGAAACACTGGAAACGGAAAAGTACCTGATCGCCGCACCGCGCATTCTCGACCCCCACCAGGCAATGGCCGCCGGCCTGATCCACGCCATTGAGCTGCCCGTCATCAAGGCAGAGTTTGTGAGCAGCTTCATTCACTCCTGA
- a CDS encoding IS110 family transposase, giving the protein MDHNSAFVGIDVSKNKLDSFVSTTGQVEQFFNTQEDIHRLAKHLKAQDPVLVVLEATGGYERLAAAELCAAGLPVVVVNPRQVRDFAKATGRLAKTDALDAQVIAEFAQAVKPEIREIPDEHARELADLLTRRRQLIDMIVAEESRLKQAVFKALRRDIKAHIIWLQKRLKSTDDDLHEAIKASPVWKANYDLLREVAGVGNVLALSLLAMVPELGKVNRKQVAALVGVAPFNCDSGQYKGRRRIWGGRAEVRSVLYMAVLSSKRHNPVIERFYNHLLATGKTKKVALVACMRKLLTILNAMVRDQKHFAEMA; this is encoded by the coding sequence ATGGATCATAACTCTGCGTTCGTCGGAATTGATGTTTCCAAAAACAAGCTCGACTCATTTGTCAGCACGACTGGCCAAGTCGAACAGTTTTTCAATACTCAAGAAGATATCCATCGTTTAGCTAAACATCTCAAGGCTCAGGACCCGGTTTTGGTGGTGTTGGAGGCGACTGGGGGATATGAGCGGCTTGCGGCTGCGGAGCTTTGCGCTGCAGGACTACCAGTCGTTGTCGTCAACCCTCGTCAGGTGCGTGATTTCGCCAAAGCTACCGGTCGGTTGGCTAAAACCGATGCTTTGGATGCCCAGGTGATTGCGGAGTTTGCTCAGGCGGTCAAACCCGAGATTCGAGAGATACCAGATGAACACGCTCGTGAGCTGGCAGACCTACTCACTCGACGCCGCCAACTCATCGACATGATCGTGGCGGAGGAGTCTCGGCTAAAGCAGGCGGTATTCAAGGCACTTCGAAGAGACATCAAGGCACATATCATCTGGCTTCAAAAGCGCCTTAAAAGCACAGACGATGACTTGCACGAGGCCATCAAGGCTTCCCCGGTCTGGAAGGCCAATTATGATTTGCTGCGCGAAGTCGCAGGTGTTGGCAACGTGCTCGCACTATCGCTGCTGGCGATGGTTCCGGAGCTTGGCAAGGTTAATCGTAAACAAGTGGCTGCATTGGTTGGTGTGGCTCCTTTTAACTGCGATAGCGGCCAGTACAAAGGCCGTAGAAGGATATGGGGTGGTCGAGCTGAGGTGAGAAGTGTGCTTTACATGGCTGTCTTGTCCTCGAAGCGCCACAACCCGGTGATCGAGAGGTTCTACAACCATCTGCTTGCTACAGGGAAGACGAAGAAAGTGGCGCTGGTTGCGTGTATGAGAAAGCTACTGACGATCCTGAATGCCATGGTCCGCGATCAAAAACATTTCGCAGAAATGGCTTGA
- a CDS encoding DUF421 domain-containing protein produces the protein MDSVLRAAAIYLVLLVLFKIAGRRSLAELTTFDLVLLMVIGEATQQALLGDDFSLTNAVLVIVTLIAIDIGFSLVKQRSLWFSRLLDGGPTVVVEQGRVLHERLKRARLDEDDILEAARSAQGILEIRQIRFAILERNGKISVIPYE, from the coding sequence ATGGACTCCGTCTTGCGCGCAGCGGCGATTTACCTGGTGTTGCTGGTCCTGTTCAAAATCGCCGGCAGGCGCTCCCTCGCGGAACTCACTACCTTCGACCTGGTGTTGTTGATGGTGATCGGTGAGGCCACCCAGCAGGCGCTGTTGGGCGATGATTTTTCCCTGACCAATGCCGTGCTCGTCATCGTCACGCTGATCGCCATCGACATCGGCTTTTCATTGGTCAAGCAGCGTTCGCTGTGGTTCTCACGCCTGCTCGACGGCGGGCCGACCGTCGTGGTCGAACAGGGCCGAGTGCTCCATGAACGCCTCAAGCGCGCACGCCTGGATGAGGACGATATCCTCGAGGCGGCGCGCTCGGCCCAGGGCATTCTCGAGATCAGGCAGATCCGCTTTGCGATCCTTGAGCGCAACGGCAAGATCTCGGTGATTCCTTACGAATGA
- a CDS encoding SDR family oxidoreductase — MTHYPKPPFKPQQQPVPGDQRKMEPMPDCGEQSYKGSGRMANKIALITGADSGIGRAVAIAFAREGADVAVSYLDEHEDAKETARWVEAAGRQCLLLPGDLGEAAQCSAIVNDTVKQFGRIDVLVNNAAFQMTYKSLEDIPDEDWVKTFNVNITAMFRICKAALPHMAEGSSIINTTSVNSDMPNPSLLPYAATKGAIANFTAGLAQMLGERGIRVNSVAPGPIWTPLIVSTMTDDMVKEFGGNTPLGRPGQPVEVAPIYVLLASDEGSYISGERYGVTGGKPIL; from the coding sequence ATGACCCATTACCCGAAACCACCCTTCAAGCCACAGCAGCAGCCTGTACCCGGCGATCAGCGCAAGATGGAGCCGATGCCCGATTGCGGCGAGCAAAGCTACAAAGGTTCGGGCCGTATGGCCAACAAGATTGCCTTGATCACCGGTGCCGACAGCGGTATCGGGCGTGCGGTGGCGATTGCCTTTGCCCGCGAAGGTGCCGACGTTGCGGTGTCGTACCTGGATGAGCATGAAGATGCAAAAGAGACCGCGCGCTGGGTCGAAGCGGCGGGGCGTCAGTGCCTGCTGTTGCCCGGCGACCTGGGCGAAGCGGCGCAGTGCAGCGCCATCGTCAATGACACGGTCAAGCAGTTCGGGCGCATCGACGTGCTGGTCAACAACGCGGCGTTCCAGATGACCTATAAATCGCTGGAAGACATTCCTGACGAAGACTGGGTGAAAACCTTCAACGTCAACATTACCGCGATGTTTCGGATCTGCAAGGCGGCGCTGCCGCACATGGCCGAGGGCAGTTCGATCATCAACACCACCTCGGTCAATTCCGATATGCCCAACCCGTCGCTGCTGCCTTATGCGGCGACCAAGGGCGCGATTGCCAACTTCACCGCAGGCCTGGCGCAGATGCTGGGTGAGCGCGGGATCCGCGTGAACAGCGTGGCACCGGGGCCGATCTGGACACCGTTGATTGTTTCAACCATGACTGACGACATGGTCAAGGAGTTCGGTGGCAACACGCCGCTGGGTCGTCCCGGTCAACCGGTGGAAGTGGCGCCGATCTATGTGCTGCTGGCGTCGGATGAGGGCAGCTATATCTCCGGCGAGCGCTACGGCGTGACGGGGGGCAAGCCGATTCTCTGA
- a CDS encoding general stress protein, with protein MSTQDKQGQMSVNEAGKKGGEATSASHDKEFYQEIGSKGGQNSGGNFKNDPERAAEAGSKGGQNSGGNFKNDPERASEAGRKGGQNSGGNFANDREKASEAGRKGGEHSHGGGRNS; from the coding sequence ATGAGTACTCAAGACAAACAAGGCCAAATGAGCGTCAATGAAGCCGGTAAAAAAGGTGGCGAAGCCACGTCGGCCTCTCATGACAAAGAGTTCTATCAAGAGATCGGCAGCAAGGGCGGCCAAAACAGTGGAGGGAACTTCAAGAATGACCCTGAGCGCGCTGCCGAAGCCGGTAGCAAAGGCGGCCAGAACAGCGGCGGGAACTTCAAGAATGATCCCGAACGCGCCTCCGAGGCCGGCCGCAAAGGCGGCCAGAACAGTGGCGGCAACTTCGCCAACGACCGGGAGAAAGCCTCCGAAGCCGGACGTAAAGGCGGCGAACACAGCCATGGCGGCGGCCGCAACAGCTGA
- a CDS encoding PLD nuclease N-terminal domain-containing protein has product METMYFWIGLMIILLLLDLWVLNSVWRSENSSGSKAGWSAVVVLLPFLGAVIWAVSGPRGVTKGPSSPEHSKG; this is encoded by the coding sequence ATGGAAACCATGTATTTCTGGATTGGCCTGATGATCATCCTGCTGTTGCTCGACCTGTGGGTCCTCAACAGCGTATGGCGTAGCGAAAACTCTTCGGGGAGCAAGGCAGGCTGGAGCGCCGTGGTGGTCCTGCTGCCGTTCCTGGGAGCAGTGATATGGGCCGTGTCCGGCCCGCGCGGCGTGACCAAGGGACCGTCTTCGCCGGAGCACAGCAAGGGCTGA
- a CDS encoding sensor domain-containing diguanylate cyclase, producing the protein MKRDTRLVMLLLLVIGCSLTSLTIWKVLSSRERALAEVDVHGLNLTQGLTTYTEGIVRQSALILLGLVERLETDGSGPAQIERISTLIRRQQPLMPQLSGITIYDRQGGWLMSSNRLIPAGANSSARAYFIHHRDDPSREPFIGPPIQSHTNREWVVTISRRFDDAAGNFAGVVAVTLGVENFLRVFGKLDVGQDGAIGLSYTDGTLLVRYPFREQDMGRNFSKSPIYSQYLVDRSVGTASYTSSLDGVERLYAFRKSESLPLITTVALGKQESLAAWRMEAALSAVVVAGLLGLTGLIGWFLILDIRRRTLVEEALRIAQQQLLDSNRQLELLALKDALTGLANRRCFDDTLALEARRAQRDGTSLALLMIDIDYFKRYNDALGHVAGDACLQRVSQSLETCVRRPSDLVARYGGEEIAIIMPATDSEGAAVVAQLIIDRLLRENIEHPGSPFGRVSVSIGVAAAAGIQLEPVLGLVEAADRALYGAKSAGRNGFALS; encoded by the coding sequence GTGAAGCGTGATACCCGTCTTGTGATGCTTTTGCTGTTGGTGATCGGCTGTTCCCTGACGTCATTGACGATCTGGAAGGTCCTGTCTTCCCGCGAGCGGGCGCTGGCGGAAGTGGACGTGCACGGCTTGAACCTGACCCAGGGGCTCACTACCTACACCGAAGGCATCGTGCGGCAAAGCGCGCTGATCTTGCTGGGGCTGGTCGAGCGCCTGGAAACCGATGGCAGTGGTCCGGCGCAGATCGAGCGCATCAGCACGTTGATCCGTCGACAACAGCCGTTGATGCCGCAACTGAGCGGTATCACTATCTACGACCGCCAGGGCGGTTGGCTGATGTCCTCCAACCGCTTGATTCCGGCGGGTGCCAACAGCAGCGCACGCGCCTATTTCATCCATCATCGCGACGATCCGAGCCGTGAGCCCTTCATCGGCCCGCCGATTCAGAGCCATACCAACCGCGAGTGGGTGGTGACCATCAGCCGTCGTTTCGATGACGCGGCCGGCAACTTTGCCGGGGTGGTGGCCGTGACGCTGGGGGTGGAAAACTTTCTGCGGGTGTTCGGCAAACTCGATGTCGGCCAGGACGGTGCGATCGGTTTGTCTTACACCGACGGCACCTTGCTGGTGCGCTACCCCTTCCGCGAGCAGGACATGGGGCGCAACTTTTCCAAATCACCCATCTATTCTCAGTATCTGGTCGACCGCTCCGTCGGCACCGCTTCGTACACCTCGAGTCTGGATGGAGTAGAGCGCCTGTATGCCTTCCGCAAAAGCGAAAGCCTGCCGCTGATCACTACCGTTGCCCTGGGCAAACAAGAGTCGCTGGCGGCCTGGCGCATGGAAGCGGCGTTATCGGCGGTGGTGGTGGCGGGGCTGCTGGGGCTGACCGGCTTGATCGGCTGGTTCCTGATCCTCGATATCCGCCGGCGGACCCTGGTTGAAGAGGCGCTGCGTATCGCCCAGCAACAGTTGCTTGATTCCAACCGGCAGCTTGAATTGCTGGCGCTGAAGGACGCACTGACCGGCCTGGCCAACCGTCGCTGCTTCGATGACACCCTGGCCCTGGAAGCGCGCCGGGCTCAGCGCGATGGCACTTCATTGGCGTTGTTGATGATCGATATCGACTATTTCAAGCGCTACAACGATGCACTGGGGCATGTTGCTGGCGATGCCTGCCTGCAGAGGGTCAGCCAATCGCTGGAAACCTGTGTGCGCCGGCCTTCGGACCTGGTGGCGCGTTACGGCGGAGAGGAAATAGCCATCATCATGCCCGCGACCGACAGCGAAGGCGCGGCGGTGGTGGCGCAATTGATCATTGATCGGTTGCTGCGGGAAAACATCGAACATCCGGGCAGCCCGTTCGGGCGTGTGAGTGTGAGTATCGGCGTTGCGGCGGCGGCGGGTATTCAACTGGAACCTGTGCTTGGCTTGGTCGAAGCGGCGGACAGGGCGCTTTATGGGGCGAAGTCGGCCGGGCGCAATGGATTTGCGCTGAGTTGA